In Pseudothermotoga hypogea DSM 11164 = NBRC 106472, the following are encoded in one genomic region:
- a CDS encoding dipeptide ABC transporter ATP-binding protein, whose protein sequence is MGVDELAAEHKLLEVRNLKKYFPIEKGLFKRVVAYVKAVDDISFDLFEGETLALVGESGCGKTTTARCILRAIDPTEGQILLNIDGRMVDVAKLSRKELKPLRRYMQLIFQNPYTSLNPRLKVKEIVGEPLLVNKIAKGKELEEKVAELLEAVGLRPEYMVRYPHAFSGGQRQRIVIARALALRPRLVICDEPVAALDVSIRAQILNLLMELQEKFKLTYIFISHDLSVVQHVSDRVAVMYLGRIVELASTEGLFDSPKHPYTESLLLSVPKPDPEAVEEFRPIEGEVPSPVNPPSGCHFHPRCQYAEEVCRTRVPEFRDVGLVENPHYVACHFAERLSLKGVRQL, encoded by the coding sequence ATGGGGGTAGATGAATTGGCCGCTGAACACAAGTTGCTCGAAGTGAGAAACTTGAAGAAGTATTTTCCTATCGAAAAGGGGCTCTTCAAGAGGGTCGTAGCGTATGTGAAGGCAGTGGATGACATAAGTTTCGATTTGTTTGAAGGCGAGACCCTCGCCCTCGTTGGAGAGTCCGGTTGCGGTAAGACGACGACTGCACGCTGCATACTTCGAGCCATCGATCCAACTGAGGGTCAGATACTACTCAACATCGATGGAAGAATGGTGGACGTGGCAAAACTAAGTAGGAAGGAACTCAAGCCGCTCAGGAGGTATATGCAGCTGATCTTTCAAAATCCGTACACATCTTTGAACCCACGTTTGAAGGTGAAAGAAATCGTTGGAGAACCGCTGCTCGTTAACAAGATCGCCAAGGGCAAGGAACTGGAAGAGAAGGTCGCCGAACTCCTGGAAGCTGTTGGTTTGAGGCCGGAGTACATGGTCAGATATCCTCACGCGTTCAGCGGTGGTCAAAGACAACGGATCGTCATAGCAAGAGCTCTGGCCCTGAGACCAAGGTTGGTCATATGCGATGAGCCCGTTGCAGCCTTGGATGTGTCGATACGCGCGCAGATTTTGAACCTGCTCATGGAACTGCAGGAGAAGTTCAAGCTGACCTACATCTTCATCTCGCACGATTTGAGCGTGGTTCAACACGTGAGTGACAGGGTAGCTGTGATGTACCTCGGAAGGATTGTCGAGCTCGCGTCGACTGAGGGGCTCTTCGACTCGCCGAAGCATCCTTACACCGAATCCTTGCTTTTGTCGGTTCCCAAACCAGACCCGGAAGCGGTCGAAGAATTCAGGCCCATAGAGGGCGAAGTCCCGAGCCCGGTCAACCCGCCGTCTGGTTGCCATTTCCATCCGAGGTGTCAGTACGCGGAGGAAGTCTGCAGGACACGAGTGCCTGAGTTTCGAGACGTAGGTTTAGTCGAGAATCCGCACTACGTTGCTTGTCACTTTGCGGAAAGACTTTCGCTGAAAGGCGTGAGGCAACTTTAA
- a CDS encoding ABC transporter ATP-binding protein — translation MRKVLEVKNLRTHFELVEGTIRAVDGVSFQLNEGEVLGIVGESGCGKSVTAQSIMRILPKSAKIVGGEILFWNQQGAMDLTKLDSEGEQMRNIRGKDIAMIFQEPAACFAPVYTVGEQMIEAILLHEDMSKQEARRLALKMLEKVKIPNPESVLDRYSFQLSGGMLQRCMIAMALSLNPKVLIADEPTTALDVTIQAQIIYLVKQLQKEYSSAIMWITHDMGVIAQISDRVAVMYLGQIVETAPVKDLFRNPLHPYTRALLRSIPRLARRKKKLEAIKGVVPDPYNLPIGCRYHNRCDSFIRGLCDEREPTEVEVDVAHRVKCFLYGGR, via the coding sequence ATGAGGAAGGTTCTGGAAGTTAAGAACTTACGAACTCACTTTGAGCTTGTTGAAGGAACTATTAGAGCCGTCGACGGGGTCAGCTTTCAGTTGAACGAGGGTGAGGTGCTGGGCATCGTCGGTGAATCAGGCTGCGGAAAAAGCGTGACGGCGCAGTCTATCATGAGGATACTCCCAAAGTCGGCCAAGATTGTGGGTGGGGAGATCTTGTTTTGGAACCAGCAAGGTGCGATGGATTTGACAAAGCTGGATTCTGAAGGCGAGCAGATGAGAAACATTCGAGGAAAAGACATCGCGATGATCTTTCAGGAACCGGCCGCCTGTTTTGCCCCAGTTTACACCGTGGGTGAACAAATGATCGAGGCCATCCTCTTGCACGAAGACATGTCGAAGCAGGAAGCGAGAAGATTGGCACTCAAAATGCTCGAAAAGGTCAAGATACCCAATCCAGAGAGCGTTCTGGACCGATACTCGTTTCAGCTCTCGGGAGGAATGCTACAAAGGTGTATGATTGCGATGGCTCTGTCCTTGAATCCGAAAGTCTTGATAGCTGACGAACCAACGACAGCACTTGATGTGACGATTCAGGCACAGATAATCTATCTGGTGAAGCAACTCCAAAAGGAGTACAGTTCTGCGATCATGTGGATCACGCACGATATGGGCGTGATTGCGCAGATATCTGACAGGGTTGCCGTGATGTACCTGGGACAAATCGTTGAGACGGCACCGGTCAAGGATCTTTTTCGAAACCCGCTGCATCCCTACACAAGGGCGCTGTTGCGATCCATACCAAGGTTGGCCCGAAGGAAGAAGAAGCTTGAAGCGATAAAAGGTGTCGTACCCGATCCTTATAACTTACCCATCGGTTGCCGGTACCACAACAGATGTGATAGCTTCATCCGAGGTCTTTGTGATGAGCGAGAACCGACGGAAGTCGAAGTCGATGTAGCCCACAGAGTGAAGTGCTTCCTTTATGGGGGTAGATGA